A section of the Larus michahellis chromosome 1, bLarMic1.1, whole genome shotgun sequence genome encodes:
- the SERTM1 gene encoding serine-rich and transmembrane domain-containing protein 1, translating into MSELDPSSGFVGNMENGTFLELYPTSLSTSVDSSPGRLSNVYVYVSIFLSLLAFLLLLLIIALQRLKNIISSSSSYPEYNSDAGSSFTNLEVCSISSQRSALSNLSS; encoded by the coding sequence atgTCAGAACTCGACCCGTCTTCTGGATTTGTAGGAAACATGGAAAATGGGACTTTTCTGGAGCTGTATCCCACATCCCTTTCAACTTCAGTGGATTCATCGCCTGGCCGTTTATCCAACGTCTATGTCTATGTTTCTATATTCCTTAGTCTCTtagcttttctccttttgctatTGATCATTGCACTTCAGAGGctgaaaaacataatttcttcCAGTTCCTCCTACCCAGAATATAATAGTGATGCTGGAAGTTCTTTCACTAATTTAGAGGTTTGTAGTATTTCTTCCCAGCGCTCTGCCCTCTCAAACCTTTCTTCATGA